TACGTTTACTTACTTGAGCCGTTTGCGCGACGCGATCCATGCTGGTGGCTGCATAGCCACTGGCCTTAAATTCACTAATGGCGGCATTGATGATTTGTGCGCGTTTTTTTTGGCTAAGAGTCATTGTTTAAGAAAAATTGATGTATGCGGTATGGCCGATAGCTGATTCTAACAAATTTAGAAAATACATGGGTTAACAATTACTGCAAATTATTCATGGAAGTTTCATCTAGTTGCTGGCGAAGCCCGCCACACTGTTAGGGTGTTTTTGAGTGGGAAACTTTAAGATGAACCGAGAAGCCGTCGCAGAACGAGAGTGGCAAAATGCCAGTAATCGAGAAAATACTTGTAGTGGAAAACTTAACGGCTTTCCTCCAAGTTTAGCTGAGTACTACTTGCTTTTTAATTGGCCGCTTCAGTTTGGTTTAGCGCCTGCTGTGGAATCGAGATAATAAAGCGAAAGCCTTTTTCTGGTTGAGTATCAACGTGTAGTTGCCACTGCAGTTTTTGGGTGATGAGGTTATACACGATATGCATACCTAAGCCGCAACCTCCTTTGCCGCGGGCCGTGGTATAGAAGGGCTCAAAAATGTGGCTTACGGTTTCTTGGTTGGCTCCTTTTCCTGTATCGGCCACGATGAGTTGCGCGCCTTGTGCTGTTTTTTCCAGAGTAATGCTGATTGTTCCAGCGGTTTTGCCTTGGTCTAGGCCATGTATTAGCGCGTTACCAAACAAATTGGTAATAACTTGGGCAATTGCGCCCGGGTAGGTAAATACGTGCAGGTTCGGTTCTAGCTGAGTGACTAACTCAACCTTAGTGCCCTTAAGTTGATGCTGCAGGCTGCGTAATACCTTGTTGATATAATCGTCCAGGTTGATTTTTCGTTGTTCTTCGTAGCTTTGATCGACCGCGACCTGTTTAAAGCTAGTAATTAGTTCTGCGGCTCGCTGGGCGCTGCTAATAATGATGTCACTGGTATTGGTAGCATCAGTAACAAATTTTTCGAAGTTGGCCTTGGTAAGTTGCTGGGCATTCATTTGCTTAGCAAGTTGGTCAATTTGCTCTTTGAGGTGACTGGCCGCTAATAAGCCGTTGCCCAAAGGAGTATTAATTTCATGGGCAACACCACTCACTAAGCCGCCTAAGGCCGCCATTTTTTCGCTTAACTCTACTTGCGCCTGATACTGTTTGGTTTCTTCAAGTAGCCGCTGGTGGTCGATGATGTCGGCGATTTGCGGTGCCATAAACTCGATAAATTCAGCATGTACTCCTTCGGTGAGCGCGACCATATAACCAAAATGCTGTTGGCCGCTTTTCAGCTCACTGATTACCCACAAACCTTGGTGAGCTTTATCTCCAATCACGTCTTCAAAGGCAGCGGGTAGGGGAGTTATTGATTCAGCCAAAGCCAAGCTGCCTGGTTGTAAGTGGTGAGCCAAGTAAGTGTGGCTTTTCCCTTGCTCGCTAAAGCCTTGTTGATAGATATACAGCTCTGGAATGCCTAATTCGTCTAGGGTGGGTTGGGCTTGGGTCAAAATGGTATCTAGGTTTTGCCGTTGGTGCAGCAAGCGGGTTACCGCAAGGCGCTGGGCATTGCTGTCGCGTTGTTGGATCAGCAACCGGTGTTGTTCGTCGTTGTTATGTTGTTCTAGATCTTTTGCGGATGCTCCGGTACTTGCTCGAAGTATCGACATGGTTTCTAGTTGGTATTGAGCATCGAGAGTTGCTCCGTTAATGCTCTCAACTAACAATTGCGCTGCAAGAGAGCCAGTACGCTGAGCGGGGTAAATTGCGGTAGTTAAGCTTGGGCGAATGGTGTCGGCATACTCAAAATCATCAAAGCCACTTACTTTTACTTGTTCTGGGATTGCCACCTGCTGTTTATCGAGTTCTTCGATTACACCTTTGGCGCTTAGGTCGTTAACACACATAATCGCATCGGGCAGGCGCTGTTGCTTGGCTAGCCATTGATGGCAAAGTTTGCCTGCACCAACAGATGTCATATCGCCATGCAGGTGTTGTTCAGGAGCGTGACTTAAGCCATGTTCTGCGAGTACATCTCTAAAGGCTTTATAACGTTGCTGGGAGTCAAAATTGTTTTCTGGGCCGTCGATATACAGAATGTCTTTGCAGCTAATCTCTAGTATATGCTGGGTGAGTTGATACATGCCGCTGTAGTTATCGACCAGTACTGAAGGGATGCCCGTTATTACCGAGCCAACATTCACGATGGGTAGCTCACCAATCGCCTCGACTACTTTGCGCATAACCTTATCAGAGGTCTTGTAGCCTACGCCGCCGCCGTATAAGACCACCCCATCTAT
The Agarivorans aestuarii DNA segment above includes these coding regions:
- a CDS encoding substrate-binding domain-containing protein; its protein translation is MKKRIAIILPTLSQTIDQQVIRGIQTSLDPQLYSCLFMPIGYLPDEQSFQEKDLWLVKQLSKLDIDGVVLYGGGVGYKTSDKVMRKVVEAIGELPIVNVGSVITGIPSVLVDNYSGMYQLTQHILEISCKDILYIDGPENNFDSQQRYKAFRDVLAEHGLSHAPEQHLHGDMTSVGAGKLCHQWLAKQQRLPDAIMCVNDLSAKGVIEELDKQQVAIPEQVKVSGFDDFEYADTIRPSLTTAIYPAQRTGSLAAQLLVESINGATLDAQYQLETMSILRASTGASAKDLEQHNNDEQHRLLIQQRDSNAQRLAVTRLLHQRQNLDTILTQAQPTLDELGIPELYIYQQGFSEQGKSHTYLAHHLQPGSLALAESITPLPAAFEDVIGDKAHQGLWVISELKSGQQHFGYMVALTEGVHAEFIEFMAPQIADIIDHQRLLEETKQYQAQVELSEKMAALGGLVSGVAHEINTPLGNGLLAASHLKEQIDQLAKQMNAQQLTKANFEKFVTDATNTSDIIISSAQRAAELITSFKQVAVDQSYEEQRKINLDDYINKVLRSLQHQLKGTKVELVTQLEPNLHVFTYPGAIAQVITNLFGNALIHGLDQGKTAGTISITLEKTAQGAQLIVADTGKGANQETVSHIFEPFYTTARGKGGCGLGMHIVYNLITQKLQWQLHVDTQPEKGFRFIISIPQQALNQTEAAN